From one Euwallacea fornicatus isolate EFF26 chromosome 4, ASM4011564v1, whole genome shotgun sequence genomic stretch:
- the eEF5 gene encoding eukaryotic translation initiation factor 5A, with product MADIEDTHFETGDSGASATYPMQCSALRKNGFVMLKGRPCKIVEMSTSKTGKHGHAKVHLVGIDIFSGKKYEDICPSTHNMDVPHVKREDYQLTDISDDGYLSLMSDNGDLREDLKIPEGEVGAQLRQEYDAGKDILCTVLKSCGEEVVIAVKTNTALDK from the exons ATGGCTGATATTGAAGACACCCACTTCGAAACTGGAGACTCCGGAGCCTCTGCAACATATCCTATGCAATGTTCGGCCCTACGTAAAAACGGATTCGTAATGTTAAAAGGAAGACCATGTAAAATTGTGGAAATGTCTACTTCTAAGACTGGGAAGCACGGCCATGCTAAAGTTCACTTGGTGggaattgatattttttcag GTAAAAAGTATGAAGATATATGCCCATCCACACACAACATGGATGTCCCGCACGTTAAGCGCGAGGACTACCAATTGACTGATATTTCTGATGACGGTTATCTATCTTTAATGTCGGACAACGGCGATTTACGTGAAGACTTGAAAATCCCTGAGGGAGAAGTTGGCGCTCAGCTACGTCAGGAATACGACGCAGGCAAAGATATATTGTGTACCGTTTTGAAATCTTGTGGTGAAGAG GTCGTAATTGCAGTAAAGACAAATACTGCCCTTGACAAATAA
- the LOC136338828 gene encoding zinc finger protein OZF-like, producing MFQSIAHNIFDDIKVEPLNYYVNNGREQYHANTSSAYRRNHSQNVTMDYDRGPAVMKGESYLPIQGENMQEAGEEKESLKLNIVDIEKKPKRQTCKICNKTLASPSSYYVHLKQHSDSKPFSCPRCVAAFCRKPYLEVHMRVHTGERPYECDVCKKRFTQKSSLNTHKRSHLGLRPYACQVCMKTFTVKSYLTAHRWAHVSDSGVSCNECDLIFTNKHLYSQHMQIHNKKDFECGECSKTFSKESYLIRHTNRFHDKFNSA from the exons ATGTTTCAATCGATTGCGCACAATATATTTGACGACATTAAAGTTGAAccattaaattattatgttaaTAACGGTAGAGAACAATATCATGCGAACACCTCATCTGCTTACCGGCGAAATCACTCTCAAAACGTTACTATGGATTACGATAGAGGACCCGCTGTTATGAAAGGAGAGTCATATCTGCCTATTCAG GGTGAAAACATGCAGGAAGCAGGGGAAGAAAAAGAATCATTAAAACTAAACATTGTGGATATTGAAAAGAAACCAAAACGTCAGACATGtaaaatctgcaataaaaCATTAGCATCACCCTCAAGTTATTATGTTCATTTAAAGCAGCACTCAGACAGCAAACCATTTAGTTGTCCTAGATGTGTCGCCGCTTTTTGTAGAAAACCATATTTAGAG gTCCATATGCGAGTACACACTGGTGAAAGACCATATGAATGCGACGTTTGTAAGAAGCGGTTCACACAAAAGTCGAGTCTTAATACTCACAAGCGAAGTCATTTGGGCCTCCGACCTTACGCCTGTCAAGTGTGCATGAAGACATTTACAGTCAAAAGTTACTTGACGGCTCACCGATGGGCGCATGTATCCGATTCAGGGGTTTCCTGCAACGAGTGTGATTTAATTTTCACTAATAAACATTTGTACTCACAACACATGCAGATTCATAATAAAAAGGATTTCGAATGCGGAGAGTGCAGCAAAACGTTTTCGAAGGAGTCCTACTTGATAAGGCACACCAACAGGTTTCACGATAAGTTTAATAGTGCATAG
- the LOC136338945 gene encoding zinc finger and BTB domain-containing protein 24-like isoform X1: protein MWAQYTGFSLIMHTNILQYMMADQQFVLKWHYHEATLLQNLPYFLENDILSDVTISVGAQHVRAHRIILAMCSVYFLQLFQELKNTQHPVVVLHNASIEDVRAVLAFMYRGQCVVSKDQLPNLLSVAKLLKIQGLCDMKVPEKHVTTEAIPIIDTSEPRCIDFKHGILLKQPPSNSDLSSYPKDKCETTCCIPSDISVRRRNSNSDYTTAINLSIDSRKAIESSPIWEKPPTTPQENTSPCSPEDTIPFTTPIRKHPSPKDSSETCKCFLCGKYLSNQYNLRVHMETHEEAYHACQSCPHVSRSRDALRKHVSYRHPEEYLSRKRKKIDSS, encoded by the exons ATGTGGGCCCAGTATACCGGTTTTTCCCTTATCATGCAcaccaatattttacaatacaTGATGGCTGATCAACAATTCGTGCTAAAATGGCACTATCACGAAGCGACGCTTTTACAGAACCTACCGTATTTCCTAGAGAACGATATACTAAGCGATGTAACTATATCGGTGGGCGCACAACATGTAAGGGCACACAGAATAATACTTGCTATGTGCAGCGTGTATTTTCTTCAGCTTTTTCAG GAATTGAAGAATACACAGCATCCAGTTGTAGTACTGCACAATGCAAGTATTGAAGACGTGCGAGCGGTGCTCGCATTCATGTATAGGGGTCAATGCGTCGTATCTAAAGATCAGCTGCCTAACTTGCTATCTGTTGCTAAATTACTAAAGATTCAAGGTCTTTGTGATATGAAG GTACCTGAAAAGCATGTAACAACTGAAGCCATTCCAATAATAGACACTTCCGAACCGAGATGTATCGACTTCAAACATGGTATACTCCTAAAACAGCCCCCTAGCAATAGCGACTTGAGCTCGTATCCAAAAGATAAGTGTGAGACCACCTGCTGTATACCAAGCGATATTTCAGTTCGAAGGCGCAATAGCAACAGTGATTACACTACTGCGATTAATTTGTCAATAGATAGCAGGAAAGCCATTGAATCTTCTCCCATCTGGGAAAAACCGCCGACaa CCCCTCAAGAAAATACAAGTCCATGCTCTCCAGAGGACACGATTCCATTTACAACCCCTATAAGGAAACATCCGAGTCCGAAGGACTCCTCAGAGACCTGTAAGTGCTTCTTATGCGGGAAGTACTTAAGTAACCAATATAACTTGCGGGTGCACATGGAAACACACGAAGAGGCATACCATGCGTGTCAGTCGTGTCCTCATGTGTCTCGAAGCCGAGATGCATTGCGGAAGCACGTGTCTTATCGACATCCCGAAGAGTACCTTTCgagaaaacgaaaaaagatTGATAGTTCCTAG
- the flr gene encoding actin-interacting protein 1: MSYSCKSIYSCLPKTQRGQPLVLGGDPKGKNFLYTNGNSVIIRNIADPAIADVYTEHSCNVNVAKYSPSGFYIASGDQSGKVRIWDTVNKEHILKNEFHPFGGPIKDITWSPDNQRMVVVGEGRERFGHVFMSETGTSVGEISGQSKPINSCDFRPTRPFRIVTGSEDNTIAVFEGPPFKFKMTKQEHSRFVQAVRYSPSGNLFASAGFDGKVFLYDGTTSDLVGEVGSPAHAGGVYGISWSPDGKQLLTASGDKTAKLWDVETRQVVSEFKLGNTVEDQQVSCLWQNEYLLSVSLSGFINYLDVNNPEKPLKVVKGHNKPITVLTLSEDRGTIFTASHDGVVARWNTETGENDKVEGAGHGNQVNSMRIHDGTLYTVGIDDSLKQIDIEGNTYRAQDLKLGSQPRGMDILKEQSIIVVASVNEITVVKDNKKLSTLKVNYEPTGVSCSPRGHIAIGGSVDNKVHIYELNADNLNLLQELTHLGPVTDVAYSPDDKYLVACDANRKVILYETEEYKPATKQEWGFHNARVNCVAWSPDSLLVASGSLDTSIIIWSVEKPAKHIIIKNAHAQSQVTKLAWVDNNTVVSVGQDSNTKLWTITPF, translated from the exons ATGTCCTACAGCTGCA AAAGTATTTATTCCTGTCTACCCAAAACTCAAAGGGGTCAACCACTTGTTCTGGGTGGAGATCCAAAAGGCAAAAACTTTCTCTATACTAATGGAAATTCTGTAATTATAAGGAACATTGCG gaTCCGGCGATTGCTGACGTTTACACTGAACATTCTTGCAACGTAAATGTAGCAAAATACTCACCCAGTGGATTCTACATAGCTTCAGGAG ACCAATCTGGGAAAGTCCGTATTTGGGACACGGTGAACAAAGAACACATcctgaaaaatgaatttcatcCTTTTGGAGGCCCAATCAAGGATATTACATGGTCCCCCGATAATCAGCGTATGGTGGTGGTGGGCGAAGGCAGGGAACGTTTCGGGCATGTTTTCATGTCGGAAACCGGAACTTCCGTGGGTGAAATTTCTGGACAGTCGAAACCCATTAATTCTTGCGACTTTAGACCAACTCGCCCCTTCAGGATCGTGACGGGAAGCGAAGACAATACTATTGCCGTGTTCGAGGGACCTCCGTTCAAGTTCAAAATGACCAAACAG GAGCATTCCCGTTTCGTTCAAGCCGTCCGTTATTCCCCATCAGGAAACCTGTTCGCCTCAGCCGGTTTTGAtggaaaagtttttctttacgatGGTACGACTTCAGATTTGGTTGGCGAAGTAGGCAGCCCCGCCCACGCTGGTGGAGTATACGGCATCTCCTGGAGCCCCGACGGTAAACAACTACTCACTGCCAGTGGAGATAAAACAGCTAAATTATGGGACGTGGAGACTAGACAAGTCGTTTCCGAGTTTAAGTTAGGAAACACtgtggaagatcaacaa GTATCCTGCCTTTGGCAGAACGAGTACCTACTGTCAGTGTCTCTTAGTGGATTTATCAATTACCTAGACGTCAACAACCCGGAAAAGCCCCTCAAGGTAGTTAAAGGACACAATAAGCCAATCACTGTATTAACCCTTAGTGAGGATCGAGGCACCATCTTTACAGCATCTCACGATGGAGTTGTGGCCAGATGGAACACGGAAACTGGAGAAAACGACAAG GTGGAAGGGGCCGGGCACGGCAATCAAGTCAACAGTATGCGAATTCATGACGGAACTTTGTACACAGTGGGGATTGATGATAGCCTTAAGCAAATTGATATCGAAG GAAACACGTACAGAGCGCAAGACTTGAAGTTAGGATCTCAGCCGCGGGGTATGGACATCCTAAAGGAGCAGTCGATCATAGTAGTAGCTAGTGTTAACGAAATTACCGTTGTGAAAGACAATAAGAAGCTGAGTACTCTTAAGGTCAATTATGAGCCAACTGGTGTGAGCTGTTCTCCTCGGGGACACATTGCCATTGGTGGTTCGGTAGATAATAAG GTACACATTTACGAATTAAACGCAGACAACTTGAATCTCTTGCAAGAATTAACACACTTGGGACCTGTTACTGATGTCGCTTATTCGCCAGACGACAAGTACCTTGTTGCGTGCGATGCCAATAGGAAAGTCATCTTATATGAAACGGAAGAATATAAG cCCGCAACAAAACAGGAGTGGGGCTTCCATAACGCAAGAGTAAACTGTGTTGCCTGGTCCCCCGATTCCTTACTAGTCGCCAGTGGTTCATTGGATACAAGTATTATTATTTGGTCTGTAGAGAAACCTGCCAAACACATTATCATTAAGA atgcTCACGCTCAAAGTCAAGTTACGAAATTGGCTTGGGTAGACAATAATACCGTAGTCTCCGTAGGTCAGGATTCCAACACCAAGTTGTGGACAATTACTCCCTTCTAG
- the LOC136338824 gene encoding protein lin-54 homolog isoform X2 — protein MSLTEQEESGVPETLTDNSSSEVENIENMAILEEYPDDIALQSNEMEVDENLEVEDQGDIEHEEEIVQTEDEIESQEIEIQSDDQITEPEEVIEKKYKPHTTVPPLRLLNIAPKPEQVPLAVKSVPGQPLLLVPGSGGGQAIKLVGSQGQEINLANYSLGRPITIKQSGKSTMTTGPTVLHQTQPKQIFMKKIITTTTGQKTITKPIGFAKPGQQFVMVHKSSTQPQQIKVMSSSGGTSNKTITLQQAQEMGILGNAKILQAGVQQIPSKRTVLINKAQPKAIKLVSQGNPTQVIGTGGNFKTISLGQVKSPTKILPAGVSTLTGVKGTQRLILKSSSGSQVLSAGQLIQVAGTQGLSNGQIHQINVPGKGVQYIKFVPATTAEASNPAVTLVNTVKTASPVSVSASMLSDVKPVITTTKFVTKPVTPGSKPTQYMLFPAGYLPATMQQVQKVGIPAMKQSTTQSKQTSASVVPKPLPPDTSPSPETGSNATNANTPATTENQASNANGIRPRKPCNCTKSQCLKLYCDCFANGEFCYLCNCVNCFNNLENEDTRNLAIKACLERNPNAFRPKIGKAKDTTGDVLRKHTKGCNCKRSGCLKNYCECYEAKIACSNNCKCRGCRNVEDAAENRHLESISNTQRINDEELSQAVYKKILPYYKEMSTVSPVRHRKSSLLRKQPVTYITDEVIEATCQCLLTIADEADSNVQDEELTKRQIIEEFGGCLNEIIHCSLNRGVS, from the exons atgtccTTAACTGAACAAG AGGAATCTGGTGTTCCTGAGACTCTCACGGATAATTCATCTTCTGaggttgaaaatattgaaaacatgGCAATTTTAGAAGAATATCCTGATGATATAGCTTTGCAAAGTAATGAAATGGAAGTTGATG AAAATTTAGAAGTTGAGGATCAAGGGGATATAGAGCATGAAGAAGAAATAGTACAAACAGAAGATGAAATTGAATCTCAAGAAATAGAGATCCAATCAGATGATCAAATCACTGAACCCGAAGAAGTCATTGAAAAGAAGTATAAACCACATACAACTGTGCCACCCCTGAGACTTTTAAACATTGCACCAAAACCTGAACAAGTTCCATTGGCTGTGAAATCAGTGCCAGGGCAACCACTTCTTCTGGTAccag GTTCTGGCGGGGGGCAAGCAATAAAACTAGTGGGCAGTCAAGGGCAAGAAATTAACTTGGCAAATTATTCTTTGGGGCGTCCAATTACAATTAAGCAATCAGGCAAAAGTACAATGACTACCGGACCGACGGTTTTGCATCAGACCCAACCAAAACAGATATTCATGAAAAAGATTATAACGACCACGACTGGTCAAAAAACAATTACGAAGCCTATAGGATTCGCCAAACCTGGCCAACAGTTTGTAATGGTGCACAAGTCTTCTACCCAGCCGCAGCAAATTAAAGTAATGTCGTCATCTGGTGGAACCTCAAATAAGACTATAACACTGCAACAGGCTCAAGAAATGGGTATTTTGGGAAACGCGAAAATTTTGCAGGCTGGCGTTCAGCAAATACCATCCAAACGCACGGTTTTAATCAATAAAGCTCAGCCAAAAGCGATAAAGCTCGTTTCGCAAGGCAATCCGACACAGGTAATTGGTACTGGcgggaattttaaaactatttcatTGGGCCAAGTCAAGTCACCGACCAAGATTTTGCCGGCTGGTGTGTCGACATTAACAGGAGTAAAAGGGACGCAAAGGCTTATCCTCAAGAGTTCCAGTGGAAGTCAGGTTCTTTCTGCTGGTCAATTAATTCAAGTTGCAGGGACGCAGGGACTTTCAAATGGACAAATTCATCAAATTAATGTCCCAGGAAAAGGG GTACAGTACATAAAATTTGTGCCTGCCACAACAGCTGAAGCTAGTAATCCTGCAGTTACTCTTGTCAATACTGTAAAAACTGCAAGTCCAGTTTCAGTATCTGCGTCAATGTTATCCGATGTTAAA cCAGTGATCACCACAACAAAGTTTGTTACCAAACCAGTCACACCAGGATCAAAGCCAACCCAATATATGCTGTTTCCAGCGGGTTATCTACCTGCTACGATGCAACAG GTTCAAAAGGTTGGCATACCCGCAATGAAACAGTCTACAACGCAATCAAAGCAAACCTCAGCTTCCGTCGTACCTAAACCTCTTCCCCCAGATACAAGCC CGTCTCCAGAAACGGGATCCAACGCTACAAATGCAAATACTCCGGCAACCACCGAAAACCAGGCGAGCAATGCAAATGGCATTCGGCCGCGCAAGCCGTGCAACTGTACCAAATCTCAATGTCTGAAACTATATTGTGACTGCTTCGCTAACGGCGAGTTTTGCTACCTTTGCAACTGCGTGAACTGCTTTAACAATTTGGAAAACGAGGACACTAGAAACCTGGCCATTAAAGCCTGTTTGGAAAGAAATCCGAATGCTTTTAG GCCGAAAATTGGCAAAGCCAAAGACACAACTGGAGACGTGCTGCGAAAACACACGAAAGGGTGCAATTGTAAACGTTCgggttgtttaaaaaattactgtgAATGCTACGAagcaaaaattgcgtgttcgAATAATTGCAAATGCAGAGGATGCCGAAACGTGGAAGATGCGGCGGAAAATAGGCATCTAGAATCGATCTCAAATACACAAAGGATTAACGATGAAGAACTGAGTCAGGCGGTTTACAAAAAGATTTTGCCTTACTATAAGGAAATGTCCACGGTTTCTCCTGTGCGCCACCGGAAGTCCAGTTTATTAAG gaAGCAACCTGTCACGTACATCACAGACGAAGTCATCGAGGCCACATGCCAATGTCTCTTGACAATCGCCGACGAAGCGGACTCAAACGTACAAGACGAAGAACTCACAAAGCGACAGATTATCGAAGAGTTCGGAGGTTGCCTCAACGAAATTATTCATTGTTCGCTCAACCGTGGTGTAAGCTAG
- the LOC136338824 gene encoding protein lin-54 homolog isoform X1 — translation MARFSSNGNLSIQIRLFCGNIDVKAGCYEESGVPETLTDNSSSEVENIENMAILEEYPDDIALQSNEMEVDENLEVEDQGDIEHEEEIVQTEDEIESQEIEIQSDDQITEPEEVIEKKYKPHTTVPPLRLLNIAPKPEQVPLAVKSVPGQPLLLVPGSGGGQAIKLVGSQGQEINLANYSLGRPITIKQSGKSTMTTGPTVLHQTQPKQIFMKKIITTTTGQKTITKPIGFAKPGQQFVMVHKSSTQPQQIKVMSSSGGTSNKTITLQQAQEMGILGNAKILQAGVQQIPSKRTVLINKAQPKAIKLVSQGNPTQVIGTGGNFKTISLGQVKSPTKILPAGVSTLTGVKGTQRLILKSSSGSQVLSAGQLIQVAGTQGLSNGQIHQINVPGKGVQYIKFVPATTAEASNPAVTLVNTVKTASPVSVSASMLSDVKPVITTTKFVTKPVTPGSKPTQYMLFPAGYLPATMQQVQKVGIPAMKQSTTQSKQTSASVVPKPLPPDTSPSPETGSNATNANTPATTENQASNANGIRPRKPCNCTKSQCLKLYCDCFANGEFCYLCNCVNCFNNLENEDTRNLAIKACLERNPNAFRPKIGKAKDTTGDVLRKHTKGCNCKRSGCLKNYCECYEAKIACSNNCKCRGCRNVEDAAENRHLESISNTQRINDEELSQAVYKKILPYYKEMSTVSPVRHRKSSLLRKQPVTYITDEVIEATCQCLLTIADEADSNVQDEELTKRQIIEEFGGCLNEIIHCSLNRGVS, via the exons ATGGCGAGATTCTCGTCGAACGGGAACCTCTCAATTCAGATTAGACTATTTTGTGGAAATATCGACGTCAAAGCGGGGTGTTATG AGGAATCTGGTGTTCCTGAGACTCTCACGGATAATTCATCTTCTGaggttgaaaatattgaaaacatgGCAATTTTAGAAGAATATCCTGATGATATAGCTTTGCAAAGTAATGAAATGGAAGTTGATG AAAATTTAGAAGTTGAGGATCAAGGGGATATAGAGCATGAAGAAGAAATAGTACAAACAGAAGATGAAATTGAATCTCAAGAAATAGAGATCCAATCAGATGATCAAATCACTGAACCCGAAGAAGTCATTGAAAAGAAGTATAAACCACATACAACTGTGCCACCCCTGAGACTTTTAAACATTGCACCAAAACCTGAACAAGTTCCATTGGCTGTGAAATCAGTGCCAGGGCAACCACTTCTTCTGGTAccag GTTCTGGCGGGGGGCAAGCAATAAAACTAGTGGGCAGTCAAGGGCAAGAAATTAACTTGGCAAATTATTCTTTGGGGCGTCCAATTACAATTAAGCAATCAGGCAAAAGTACAATGACTACCGGACCGACGGTTTTGCATCAGACCCAACCAAAACAGATATTCATGAAAAAGATTATAACGACCACGACTGGTCAAAAAACAATTACGAAGCCTATAGGATTCGCCAAACCTGGCCAACAGTTTGTAATGGTGCACAAGTCTTCTACCCAGCCGCAGCAAATTAAAGTAATGTCGTCATCTGGTGGAACCTCAAATAAGACTATAACACTGCAACAGGCTCAAGAAATGGGTATTTTGGGAAACGCGAAAATTTTGCAGGCTGGCGTTCAGCAAATACCATCCAAACGCACGGTTTTAATCAATAAAGCTCAGCCAAAAGCGATAAAGCTCGTTTCGCAAGGCAATCCGACACAGGTAATTGGTACTGGcgggaattttaaaactatttcatTGGGCCAAGTCAAGTCACCGACCAAGATTTTGCCGGCTGGTGTGTCGACATTAACAGGAGTAAAAGGGACGCAAAGGCTTATCCTCAAGAGTTCCAGTGGAAGTCAGGTTCTTTCTGCTGGTCAATTAATTCAAGTTGCAGGGACGCAGGGACTTTCAAATGGACAAATTCATCAAATTAATGTCCCAGGAAAAGGG GTACAGTACATAAAATTTGTGCCTGCCACAACAGCTGAAGCTAGTAATCCTGCAGTTACTCTTGTCAATACTGTAAAAACTGCAAGTCCAGTTTCAGTATCTGCGTCAATGTTATCCGATGTTAAA cCAGTGATCACCACAACAAAGTTTGTTACCAAACCAGTCACACCAGGATCAAAGCCAACCCAATATATGCTGTTTCCAGCGGGTTATCTACCTGCTACGATGCAACAG GTTCAAAAGGTTGGCATACCCGCAATGAAACAGTCTACAACGCAATCAAAGCAAACCTCAGCTTCCGTCGTACCTAAACCTCTTCCCCCAGATACAAGCC CGTCTCCAGAAACGGGATCCAACGCTACAAATGCAAATACTCCGGCAACCACCGAAAACCAGGCGAGCAATGCAAATGGCATTCGGCCGCGCAAGCCGTGCAACTGTACCAAATCTCAATGTCTGAAACTATATTGTGACTGCTTCGCTAACGGCGAGTTTTGCTACCTTTGCAACTGCGTGAACTGCTTTAACAATTTGGAAAACGAGGACACTAGAAACCTGGCCATTAAAGCCTGTTTGGAAAGAAATCCGAATGCTTTTAG GCCGAAAATTGGCAAAGCCAAAGACACAACTGGAGACGTGCTGCGAAAACACACGAAAGGGTGCAATTGTAAACGTTCgggttgtttaaaaaattactgtgAATGCTACGAagcaaaaattgcgtgttcgAATAATTGCAAATGCAGAGGATGCCGAAACGTGGAAGATGCGGCGGAAAATAGGCATCTAGAATCGATCTCAAATACACAAAGGATTAACGATGAAGAACTGAGTCAGGCGGTTTACAAAAAGATTTTGCCTTACTATAAGGAAATGTCCACGGTTTCTCCTGTGCGCCACCGGAAGTCCAGTTTATTAAG gaAGCAACCTGTCACGTACATCACAGACGAAGTCATCGAGGCCACATGCCAATGTCTCTTGACAATCGCCGACGAAGCGGACTCAAACGTACAAGACGAAGAACTCACAAAGCGACAGATTATCGAAGAGTTCGGAGGTTGCCTCAACGAAATTATTCATTGTTCGCTCAACCGTGGTGTAAGCTAG
- the LOC136338945 gene encoding protein abrupt-like isoform X2, producing MWAQYTGFSLIMHTNILQYMMADQQFVLKWHYHEATLLQNLPYFLENDILSDVTISVGAQHVRAHRIILAMCSVYFLQLFQELKNTQHPVVVLHNASIEDVRAVLAFMYRGQCVVSKDQLPNLLSVAKLLKIQGLCDMKVPEKHVTTEAIPIIDTSEPRCIDFKHGILLKQPPSNSDLSSYPKDKCETTCCIPSDISVRRRNSNSDYTTAINLSIDSRKAIESSPIWEKPPTITCSPSRKYKSMLSRGHDSIYNPYKETSESEGLLRDL from the exons ATGTGGGCCCAGTATACCGGTTTTTCCCTTATCATGCAcaccaatattttacaatacaTGATGGCTGATCAACAATTCGTGCTAAAATGGCACTATCACGAAGCGACGCTTTTACAGAACCTACCGTATTTCCTAGAGAACGATATACTAAGCGATGTAACTATATCGGTGGGCGCACAACATGTAAGGGCACACAGAATAATACTTGCTATGTGCAGCGTGTATTTTCTTCAGCTTTTTCAG GAATTGAAGAATACACAGCATCCAGTTGTAGTACTGCACAATGCAAGTATTGAAGACGTGCGAGCGGTGCTCGCATTCATGTATAGGGGTCAATGCGTCGTATCTAAAGATCAGCTGCCTAACTTGCTATCTGTTGCTAAATTACTAAAGATTCAAGGTCTTTGTGATATGAAG GTACCTGAAAAGCATGTAACAACTGAAGCCATTCCAATAATAGACACTTCCGAACCGAGATGTATCGACTTCAAACATGGTATACTCCTAAAACAGCCCCCTAGCAATAGCGACTTGAGCTCGTATCCAAAAGATAAGTGTGAGACCACCTGCTGTATACCAAGCGATATTTCAGTTCGAAGGCGCAATAGCAACAGTGATTACACTACTGCGATTAATTTGTCAATAGATAGCAGGAAAGCCATTGAATCTTCTCCCATCTGGGAAAAACCGCCGACaa TTACTTGCAGCCCCTCAAGAAAATACAAGTCCATGCTCTCCAGAGGACACGATTCCATTTACAACCCCTATAAGGAAACATCCGAGTCCGAAGGACTCCTCAGAGACCTGTAA
- the LOC136338946 gene encoding protein phosphatase 1 regulatory subunit 7-like, whose protein sequence is MPVPNKEGNGEPEELVAESTPSQGHSHSGHLTVNDIVIIDPETLELDLNHGRIGKLQNLEPLTQIERLFLRWNLITKIENLSTLITLKELELYDNQITKIEGLEALQNLEILDLSFNKIAEIEGLENLTNLEKLFLSSNKITKIQNLGHLNKLTFLELGDNKIREIENLDNLKSLKSLYLGKNKITQIKNLDSLENLTCLSLQSNRLTKIENLDKLTELTELYVSENAISKIENLSKLKKLETLDVAQNQIVEIENLEALENLQEFWINDNKVNSWNSVNNLSAHKQLATVYLEHNPVDEDPMYRRKLMLIAPSLTQIDATLCRQA, encoded by the exons atgcctGTTCCAAATAAGGAAGGAAATGGTGAACCAG AAGAACTGGTCGCCGAATCAACACCTTCACAGGGACACTCCCACTCTGGCCACTTAACTGTTAATGATATTGTGATAATAGACCCTGAAACTCTTGAACTGGACTTGAATCATGGGCGAATCgggaaattgcaaaatttggaaCCACTAACTCAGATTGAAAGATTGTTTTTACGATGGAATCTTATCACCAAGATCGAAAATTTATCTACTTTAATAACATTGAAAGAGCTGGAGTTATATGATAATCAGATTACCAAAATTGAAGGTTTAGAAGCTCTGCAGAATTTAGA GATTCTGGATTTGTCATTTAACAAAATAGCAGAAATTGAAGGATTGGAAAACCTGACTAATTTGGAGAAACTCTTTTTATCTTCCAATAAGATCACCAAAATTCAGAATTTGGGTCACTTAAATAAACTGACTTTTCTTGAGTTGGGTGACAACAAGATTAGG gaaattgaGAATCTAGACAATCTGAAGTCATTAAAATCCTTATATTTGGGAAAGAATAAGATtactcaaattaaaaacttggaTTCATTAGAGAATTTGACATGTTTGAGTTTGCAAAGCAACCGTCtcacaaaaatagaaaatttggataaactAACAGAGCTCACAGAACTGTATGTTTCGGAAAACGCTATATCGAAAATAGAGAACTTAAGTAAACTGAAGAAGCTGGAAACTTTAGATGTAGCACAAAATCAAAtagttgaaattgaaaatttggaagCCTTAGAGAATTTGCAGGAATTTTGG ataaATGACAACAAGGTAAACAGCTGGAATAGCGTGAACAATCTTTCAGCTCACAAGCAACTGGCAACTGTATATTTGGAACACAATCCGGTAGATGAGGACCCAATGTACCGgagaaaattaatgttaattgCTCCATCTCTAACACAGATAGACGCTACATTATGTCGTCAAGCATAA